One region of Zingiber officinale cultivar Zhangliang chromosome 7B, Zo_v1.1, whole genome shotgun sequence genomic DNA includes:
- the LOC122007005 gene encoding pinin-like — translation MASSAAEKTADELRKEIQELHRRQREITERLRDPRGIRRGGLAQGSAAGPRNRGVVRPAVDAEDQPPQKRRLSSAIVKLEDGEIKEDAGAAEGGNTEDPLSRGGIAANMDRNDQNMSYPQSNVGGFRRDGGSRMRRMDIDMALPEPTPREPKLIQDASLIKRNKRMLGQLLGTLEKFREEDEKLSSTEAYMRRSDLLKRAEEKAREESEKLRQQEREQIAEKRKRDLTLRARVAAKAQEKKWELMFLSWSEHHKKLSNFLRTKAEPPIYYLPAKPLLDDPAAVEQQREQAFIKWKTARRAELSDYQKQIEEQFLSNVEKQLERWQNARNNRRADSLVNLQETMDKELETHQLEHGPKTRRIAGGNDDEEDVEDIAAEDELMDEVLGAHDQERIDADATKISDVDNGN, via the exons ATGGCTAGCAGCGCCGCTGAGAAGACGGCGGACGAGCTCCGTAAGGAGATTCAAGAACTCCATCGACGACAGAGGGAG ATCACGGAGCGGCTCCGAGATCCAAGAGGCATCCGCCGTGGTGGCCTGGCTCAAGGAAGCGCAGCAGGACCCCGCAACCGCGGTGTCGTTCGACCT GCGGTTGATGCGGAGGACCAGCCACCGCAAAAGAGACGCCTGTCTTCTGCCATCGTGAAA TTGGAGGATGGAGAGATCAAAGAAGATGCAGGCGCAGCAGAGGGTGGCAACACAGAAGATCCTCTTTCCAGGGGTGGTATTGCTGCCAACATGGATAGGAATGATCAGAATATGTCTTATCCACAGAGCAATGTTGGTGGGTTTAGAAGGGATGGTGGTTCTAGGATGCGGAGGATG GATATTGATATGGCATTACCTGAGCCAACACCAAGAGAGCCCAAATTAATTCAGGATGCTAGCTTGATAAAGAGGAATAAAAGAATGCTGGGTCAACTATTAGGGACGCTGGAG AAATTTCGTGAAGAGGACGAGAAATTATCATCAACAGAAGCATATATGCGTAGATCAGATTTATTGAAAAGG GCAGAAGAAAAGGCTCGAGAAGAAAGTGAAAAATTAAGGCAACAAGAGCGAGAGCAAATTGCTGAGAAACGGAAACGTGATCTG ACTCTTCGAGCTCGTGTTGCTGCTAAGGCACAAGAGAAGAAGTGGGAGTTAATGTTTCTCTCCTGGTCTGAACATCATAAGAAGCTTTCCAACTTTTTAAG AACCAAGGCAGAACCTCCTATATACTATCTGCCAGCCAAACCTCTTCTTGATGATCCTGCAGCAGTTGAACAGCAAAGAGAACAG GCTTTTATTAAATGGAAGACTGCAAGAAGGGCTGAGCTTTCAGACTACCAAAAGCAGATCGAGGAGCAATTTCTATCAAACGTGGAGAAACAACTTGAAAGGTGGCAGAATGCTAGGAATAACAGGAGAGCTGACAGCCTGGTGAATCTACAGGAGACAATGGACAAGGAGCTGGAAACACATCAACTGGAGCATGGTCCAAAGACACGGAGGATTGCCGGAGGCAATGACGACGAAGAGGATGTGGAGGATATAGCTGCCGAAGATGAGTTAATGGATGAGGTTCTCGGGGCACATGACCAGGAAAGGATTGATGCGGATGCAACAAAGATTTCTGACGTTGATAATGGCAATTGA